The genomic DNA GATCCCGACGTGTATGCCTACGCCGACCATCCGACGCGCACCCACGCGATCGACGACGGCGACACGGTCGCGATCGGCGACGAGGAGTTCGAGGTCGTCTACACGCCCGGCCACGCCGACGACCACGTCTCGCTCGTCTCCGCGTCGTCGCTGTTCTCCGGCGACGTGGTCGTCCACGACGACGGCGCGTTCGACTACGGCAGCTTCGGTCGCACCGACATGGCCGGCCAGTCGCGCGAACGGCTCATCGAGAGCATTCGGGACCTCCTCGAGCGCATGCCCGATACTGTCGAACACATGTACGCGGGCCACGGTGGCGTCTTCCACGGCGATGTGCGCAATGTGGTCGAGACGGCGCTCGAGCGGGCCGAAAAGCGAGCGCCGAAGTATCCCGACGAGTAGCACCGCGAGCGAAGCGAGCGGCTTTTTGATCCAGATTTTTGCAAGTGGTTCGAGCGAGCGCAGCGAGCGAGGACCCGCAGCAAAAAGGTGGGTGTGAGACGGCACTCGAACGGGCCGAAAAGCGAGAGCCGAAGTATTCCGACGAGTAGCACCGCGAGCGCTGCGCGTACCGGGTGCTGTAGCTCTGCTCGAGTGGAACTGGTGTGAGAAAACTGCTCGCTCGATTATGCCGCGCGCGCTTCCTTCGCCTTGGGGCGAAGCTTCTTGTAGCCGCACTTGCGGCAGCGCTTGGCGTCTTTGGAGTTGCGAGCGTTACAGCGCATGCAGATCATCTTCTCGAGCATCCGTTTCTCGGCGGCGTCGAAACTGGCCATACCCGGCCTTTGACTGTGGCGCATTTAATCTCTGTGATCCGACTGGGGCGTTCGCATCTCGAGCGACTAGTTCGAGAACCAACAGTTAGGTGCAGGCGATACGTAGC from Natrinema sp. HArc-T2 includes the following:
- a CDS encoding MBL fold metallo-hydrolase → MEVHHVTEDAETFTCNAYLAVGDRPTLVDAGAMDGIVDAIRAHTDDLEAVVMTHQHGDHVAQLEAVVEAFDPDVYAYADHPTRTHAIDDGDTVAIGDEEFEVVYTPGHADDHVSLVSASSLFSGDVVVHDDGAFDYGSFGRTDMAGQSRERLIESIRDLLERMPDTVEHMYAGHGGVFHGDVRNVVETALERAEKRAPKYPDE
- a CDS encoding 50S ribosomal protein L40e, with product MASFDAAEKRMLEKMICMRCNARNSKDAKRCRKCGYKKLRPKAKEARAA